The following is a genomic window from Sciurus carolinensis chromosome 3, mSciCar1.2, whole genome shotgun sequence.
caaaaaagaaactaaTCATTTTGTAAAGGGCTTTgcaaagcaccaaaaaaaaaaaaaaaaaaaaaagaaagaaagaaagaaaagaaaagaaaaaaaggggaaaaagagcaAATGgtaaacaatgaaaaatgtttattagaataattaaaaacagctgggtgcagtggcacatgcctgtaatcccagcagctcaggaggctgagacaggagaatagagaattcaaagtcagcctcagcaacagcaaggcactaagcaactcagtgagaccctatttctaaataaaatacaaatagggctgggagtgactcagtggtcagtgcccctgagttcaatccctggtaaacccaacccacaccccacccccccacaaaaaaattgaaaacataaatcCTGTTGTCATGTTTAGTTGGATAACATCActatttatataagaaaaaaatataattttttttctttttttaatatccaaAATGTGTTTATTGGGATGTTTTCCCACTTATCTTGATTCAGGCTGCTTTTAGTGCTGCTTCCTCCTGAAGGAACATCCTTCTGTAAGTCTCGCTTTTCCTCCCGTAGGCTGGCAGAGGACAGTTAAACAGCCAACACACAAAACTACTGTTTGTGCGTGGCTAAAATATGTCGTGATTTTATAGCATCCTGGGCATTTCACATCCATGACATGGGAATTGGGGCTGTGCACCAGGCGCTGCTTCTTGtgtttcctcttctcctcttctggaGAGGGTTGAAGGAGATCTTTTGCAAGCAGGGAGaacttgcccctcgctgcccctgGCGTCTGCGTAGCTGGGCCGCCATCTTATCTCCTCTCTGCTCCAGTCTATGCGGGTGACCCGTGGGCCGCTGCGGTCCCAGCAGTTAAGGTCCTAAGAAGTGCAGAGGGGTTAATGAGCACCCTCTATGATCCAAAATCAGCTTGAGGGGAGCGTGGGGACAGAAGAGCTAGATC
Proteins encoded in this region:
- the LOC124981085 gene encoding 40S ribosomal protein S27-like — translated: MILKRQDLRGKWLHGTPGKLDLRYSKPAQTLMHKLDQEVIMTPGAARGKFSLLAKDLLQPSPEEEKRKHKKQRLVHSPNSHVMDVKCPGCYKITTYFSHAQTVVLCVGCLTVLCQPTGGKARLTEGCSFRRKQH